A portion of the Oncorhynchus nerka isolate Pitt River linkage group LG27, Oner_Uvic_2.0, whole genome shotgun sequence genome contains these proteins:
- the LOC115111426 gene encoding zinc finger and BTB domain-containing protein 26-like isoform X2: MSMAQQQNQVILQFRFGTFGDSMLQKMNLLRRQTRFCDVTVRINDLEVPGHKVVLAAGSPFLRDQFFLQDSSTREVQISMTQEAEVGQRLLLSCYTGTLELPELELVNYLTVASFLQMGHVVEQCTQALKKFIQPRHCQVKQQPQEEEGDGETLRASPIQKIQELPHAQVINHEEEDDEDDDVIIQPMTPTQRRDRGEGEESPITIVKVEAICERVSEMSERSSASIAGCFHNSPPSSLHSPEPQHSLINSTVDTRAGEMTMPHMPGYPLSPPPLPTSATGRPNLGGHLRNSDKSLQWYHQCPKCARVFRQLENYANHLKMHKLFMCLLCGKTFTQKGNLHRHMRVHAGIKPFQCNICGKTFTQKCSLLDHQNLHSGDKPHRCNYCDMVFAHKPVLRKHLKQIHGKNSFDNANERSLLHDGVLDFEYGRLQDCSMDNSMDNKPVVMDDSL; this comes from the exons ATGTCCATGGCCCAGCAGCAGAACCAGGTGATCCTCCAGTTCCGCTTCGGAACCTTCGGAGACTCTATGCTGCAGAAGATGAACCTGCTTCGCCGCCAGACCCGCTTCTGTGATGTCACCGTGCGCATCAATGACCTGGAG GTCCCCGGACACAAGGTGGTGTTGGCTGCCGGTTCTCCCTTCCTCCGGGACCAGTTCTTTCTTCAGGACTCGTCCACAAGGGAGGTCCAGATCTCCATGACCCAGGAGGCAGAGGTGGGCCAGcggctgctgctgtcctgctacACAGGCACCCTGGAGCTGCCTGAGCTGGAGCTGGTCAACTACCTAACTGTGGCCAGCTTCCTCCAGATGGGCCACGTGGTGGAGCAGTGCACCCAGGCTCTAAAGAAGTTCATCCAGCCACGACACTGCCAAGTGAAACAGCAGCctcaggaggaggaaggagatggagagactcTCAGAGCCTCTCCCATCCAGAAAATACAGGAGCTGCCCCATGCCCAGGTAATAAAtcatgaggaggaagatgatgaagatgatgatgtgaTAATTCAGCCGATGACCCCTACCCAGAGGCGAGACAGGGGTGAGGGCGAGGAGAGCCCCATCACCATCGTAAAGGTGGAGGCCATTTGTGAGCGGGTGTCGGAGATGTCTGAACGCTCCTCTGCCTCCATTGCAGGGTGCTTCCACAACAGCCCCCCATCGTCATTACACTCCCCTGAGCCCCAGCACTCCCTAATCAACTCCACCGTGGACACCCGGGCTGGTGAGATGACCATGCCACATATGCCAGGATACCCGCTCAGCCCCCCCCCACTACCCACCTCAGCCACAGGGAGACCTAATCTGGGGGGGCACCTACGAAACTCAGACAAATCTCTTCAGTGGTACCACCAGTGCCCAAAGTGTGCCCGTGTGTTCCGCCAGCTAGAGAACTACGCCAACCACCTCAAGATGCACAAGCTGTTCATGTGCCTGCTGTGTGGCAAGACGTTCACCCAGAAGGGTAACCTGCACCGTCACATGCGGGTCCACGCTGGCATCAAGccctttcaatgcaacatatGTGGCAAGACCTTCACTCAGAAATGCTCTCTCCTGGACCACCAGAACTTACACAGTGGAGACAAGCCCCATCGCTGTAACTACTGCGACATGGTGTTCGCACACAAGCCCGTGCTCCGCAAACACCTCAAACAAATCCACGGCAAGAACAGCTTTGACAACGCCAACGAGCGGAGTCTACTACATGACGGGGTTCTTGATTTTGAGTACGGGCGTCTGCAGGACTGTAGCATGGACAATAGCATGGACAATAAGCCTGTTGTTATGGATGACTCTCTTTAG
- the LOC115111426 gene encoding zinc finger and BTB domain-containing protein 26-like isoform X1, with amino-acid sequence MHFNHMIFHIPVIKCIATVFSPSHQACRQLQEATMSMAQQQNQVILQFRFGTFGDSMLQKMNLLRRQTRFCDVTVRINDLEVPGHKVVLAAGSPFLRDQFFLQDSSTREVQISMTQEAEVGQRLLLSCYTGTLELPELELVNYLTVASFLQMGHVVEQCTQALKKFIQPRHCQVKQQPQEEEGDGETLRASPIQKIQELPHAQVINHEEEDDEDDDVIIQPMTPTQRRDRGEGEESPITIVKVEAICERVSEMSERSSASIAGCFHNSPPSSLHSPEPQHSLINSTVDTRAGEMTMPHMPGYPLSPPPLPTSATGRPNLGGHLRNSDKSLQWYHQCPKCARVFRQLENYANHLKMHKLFMCLLCGKTFTQKGNLHRHMRVHAGIKPFQCNICGKTFTQKCSLLDHQNLHSGDKPHRCNYCDMVFAHKPVLRKHLKQIHGKNSFDNANERSLLHDGVLDFEYGRLQDCSMDNSMDNKPVVMDDSL; translated from the exons ATGCATTTTAACCACATGATATTCCATATACCTGTTATCAAATGCATTGCCACTGTGTTTTCTCCCTCCCACCAGGCCTGCAGGCAGCTGCAGGAAGCCACAATGTCCATGGCCCAGCAGCAGAACCAGGTGATCCTCCAGTTCCGCTTCGGAACCTTCGGAGACTCTATGCTGCAGAAGATGAACCTGCTTCGCCGCCAGACCCGCTTCTGTGATGTCACCGTGCGCATCAATGACCTGGAG GTCCCCGGACACAAGGTGGTGTTGGCTGCCGGTTCTCCCTTCCTCCGGGACCAGTTCTTTCTTCAGGACTCGTCCACAAGGGAGGTCCAGATCTCCATGACCCAGGAGGCAGAGGTGGGCCAGcggctgctgctgtcctgctacACAGGCACCCTGGAGCTGCCTGAGCTGGAGCTGGTCAACTACCTAACTGTGGCCAGCTTCCTCCAGATGGGCCACGTGGTGGAGCAGTGCACCCAGGCTCTAAAGAAGTTCATCCAGCCACGACACTGCCAAGTGAAACAGCAGCctcaggaggaggaaggagatggagagactcTCAGAGCCTCTCCCATCCAGAAAATACAGGAGCTGCCCCATGCCCAGGTAATAAAtcatgaggaggaagatgatgaagatgatgatgtgaTAATTCAGCCGATGACCCCTACCCAGAGGCGAGACAGGGGTGAGGGCGAGGAGAGCCCCATCACCATCGTAAAGGTGGAGGCCATTTGTGAGCGGGTGTCGGAGATGTCTGAACGCTCCTCTGCCTCCATTGCAGGGTGCTTCCACAACAGCCCCCCATCGTCATTACACTCCCCTGAGCCCCAGCACTCCCTAATCAACTCCACCGTGGACACCCGGGCTGGTGAGATGACCATGCCACATATGCCAGGATACCCGCTCAGCCCCCCCCCACTACCCACCTCAGCCACAGGGAGACCTAATCTGGGGGGGCACCTACGAAACTCAGACAAATCTCTTCAGTGGTACCACCAGTGCCCAAAGTGTGCCCGTGTGTTCCGCCAGCTAGAGAACTACGCCAACCACCTCAAGATGCACAAGCTGTTCATGTGCCTGCTGTGTGGCAAGACGTTCACCCAGAAGGGTAACCTGCACCGTCACATGCGGGTCCACGCTGGCATCAAGccctttcaatgcaacatatGTGGCAAGACCTTCACTCAGAAATGCTCTCTCCTGGACCACCAGAACTTACACAGTGGAGACAAGCCCCATCGCTGTAACTACTGCGACATGGTGTTCGCACACAAGCCCGTGCTCCGCAAACACCTCAAACAAATCCACGGCAAGAACAGCTTTGACAACGCCAACGAGCGGAGTCTACTACATGACGGGGTTCTTGATTTTGAGTACGGGCGTCTGCAGGACTGTAGCATGGACAATAGCATGGACAATAAGCCTGTTGTTATGGATGACTCTCTTTAG